From Sinobacterium norvegicum:
GATATGATGACAATTACGATTGCCGCCATTGGTATCGGCATTGGTGTCGATGACAATATTCACTATATTCACCGCTTCGGTCGAGAGTTTGCTGAGGTGGGTAATTATCGTCAGGCCATGTACCGCAGTCATCAGAGTATTGGTCGAGCGGTGTTTTATACCTCGGCGATTATCGTTATTGGTTTTTCTGTCTTGGTACTGTCGAATTTTACTCCCAGTATTTATTTTGGCTTATTGACCAGCTTTGCTATGTTGGCGGCATTAGTGGGTGCCTTGTTATTACTGCCAAGGTTGCTGATATGGCTCAAGCCCTTCGGCCCAGAAACAGCCGGCTATAATACAACCACGGCGACGGCGTAATGGATTGCCGCCTTGGTTGCGGCGCCTGCTGTATCGCCCCAAGCATTACCTCGGCTCTGCCCGGTATGCCAAACGGTAAGTTGGCCGGTCAGCGCTGTGTCAATCTTGACGATGATAATCTTTGTTTATTATTTGGCCTGCCAACGCGGCCATTAGTCTGCGCTGTATTTACTGCCGATGCAGAGGTTTGTGGGCAGACACAGCAACAGGCGATGACTATCATTGCTTCTTTAGAGCTGTCGACGTTAGCGAATGTGGTGGAGGAAGGATGAGTCTGGATATTTTTCCATTGAATGAGGTTTTGCTGCCTAACGGGCGGATGATGTTGTCGATTTTCGAGCCGCGCTATCTACAGTTAGTTAGTCGTTGTCTAAAGGAAAACAAACCCTTTGTCAGCGTCAAATTGCAGCGTGGCGATGAGGTGGCCAATCGTGCTTACCCCTTTGCTCCGGCGGTTGAGGCTATGGGCTGTCTTTGTTATATCGTTGATTGGCAGCCACTTGAACATGACAAGCTACTGATTGTCATCGAGGGCACCGGTGTTTGTCGGGTCGGCGATCTGTCGATGGATAAGACCTTTGCCCTCAGCGCTGAGGTCAAAGAGTATCCACGGATGAGCGACATCGATGGTGAGGTTGAGATTGCCGAAAGTTTTATGCCGCTGAGAGAAACGCTGAGCCGGCATAAGAGTCATCAGTTATTAAATTACCCCGCGCCGCAGTCCGATGCGCAGCTGTATTTACAACTGGCGCAGATGTTGCCCATCGAGCCTATGCAGCGCTACCAATATTTGCACATGACCACACCGACAGAGGCTGCATCCTTGCTGGAGCAGCACCTCTATGAACTGAGTCATTAGCAGCGCATAATTTATCGCTCCGTGTTGTGAGGCAGCGAAAGCGGCGGCCCGGTTAATCGGAAGGCGATTAACAGGCCGAGAAAGGTGATGACTCCCATCACACGAATTGAGGTGCTAAAGCTCTGCCAACGCGCCTCGGCATTGATATCGAGAACAGTCTCACGCTGCGTGTCATCCAGCTCTGTTGTCTCAAGGTACTGCGTCAGTGAATGGGTATCAATATACGGCAGGCTGACGGTCTCCTGCACAATGGCCTTAAACGACCGGTGAATCTCAGGGTGATCGGCAATCTGTTGTTTGGCGTAGCTCTCCAGGGTGAGCTGACCGCCGCCGGCCATGATACTAATACCGAGTGCAGTACCAATATTTCGAACAGTGGCCTGAATACCACCGGACTGAGCTGCATCTTGCTCACCGGCAGCCTGGGTGATAATAATTGGTGCTTGGGAAGCCAGCATGCCGATACCGATGCCGACGGCAAACATAGCCGGGTAGATAAGGGCGTTGACATGGTGTGGCGAACTCGACAACCAGAGTGACACAGAGGCGAAGAAGAGAATGGTAAAGGCGATGATGGAGAGCTGTTTGGGGCTGAGCTCTCCCGGTAACATGGGGGTTAATATGGAGAAAGTAATCATGCTGATGGCAAACAGCAGAATGATCACTCCCGAGTGGCTGGCCGATAGTTCGACGCCAATTTGTAAGTAGGCAATCAGGGTGAAGCTAAAGCCGCCTAGGAGCATATAGAGAATGGTCAAGATGCCGAGACCGCGCAGCAGCGCCGAATTGCTTAGCCAGCGGGTGGGAAACAGTGCCGAGCCATTAACAGCTTCGAAGCGGCGCTCCCAGCGAATAAAACCATAGAGTACTATGATGCCGGCAATAATCGATAACAGCGCCGGACTGGTCGTCTGTAAAAAACTTGGTAGCAGCGAGGGTTCGCTGGCATATTTGTTGAAAATAAAGCCCCAGCGCGGTGCCTTCAATAGACCGAATAGGGTGAGAATAATACCGGTGGCGCCGAGTAACGACCCAAGGTAGTCGAAGCGCTTGGGAGTCGGTGAATGCAGTGGCGCGATAAAAAAAATAGCGCAGATCAGCGTGGCGGTATAGAGCGTGCCGATCAGAGAGAAACTCCAGTACCAGGAAAAGTTGTCGGCCAGGTAGCCACTGATGGCCGGGATCAGCGCGGCGGCGATACCGGTCGAGGCAGCCATGGCGCCAAAGCCTATTGCCCGCTTCGGCCCCGGGTAGTGGGCAACAACAAGAGCCAGAGCTGCTGGTAAAATACATGCGCCGGCCAGGCCGGCCAGGCTGCGGGCACCATAACTGATCACATTAATATTGTTAGCGGATAGCGTGAGGGCGACGGAGGCGACACCAAAGCCGCAGCCGATGATGAGCAGACGCCGCCAACCGATGAAAAGTCCGAGCATGCCGGCAATTAACATAAAGGCACCGCCAACCAAGGGGTAAATGGTGCCGGCGATTTGCAGTTGGTTGATATCAGTATTGAAGGCCGATACCAGGGCGCTGGTCGAAATCGATAGGTTGGCAATGTCGGCGGAGAGCGAGAACTGAGCCAAACAAAGTACCAGCAATAATAGTTTTTTATTCGCTTTAACGTTGTTGTTAGAGGTGCCCATAAGAACCTTTTGTGAGGATG
This genomic window contains:
- a CDS encoding YkgJ family cysteine cluster protein, which translates into the protein MDCRLGCGACCIAPSITSALPGMPNGKLAGQRCVNLDDDNLCLLFGLPTRPLVCAVFTADAEVCGQTQQQAMTIIASLELSTLANVVEEG
- a CDS encoding MFS transporter translates to MGTSNNNVKANKKLLLLVLCLAQFSLSADIANLSISTSALVSAFNTDINQLQIAGTIYPLVGGAFMLIAGMLGLFIGWRRLLIIGCGFGVASVALTLSANNINVISYGARSLAGLAGACILPAALALVVAHYPGPKRAIGFGAMAASTGIAAALIPAISGYLADNFSWYWSFSLIGTLYTATLICAIFFIAPLHSPTPKRFDYLGSLLGATGIILTLFGLLKAPRWGFIFNKYASEPSLLPSFLQTTSPALLSIIAGIIVLYGFIRWERRFEAVNGSALFPTRWLSNSALLRGLGILTILYMLLGGFSFTLIAYLQIGVELSASHSGVIILLFAISMITFSILTPMLPGELSPKQLSIIAFTILFFASVSLWLSSSPHHVNALIYPAMFAVGIGIGMLASQAPIIITQAAGEQDAAQSGGIQATVRNIGTALGISIMAGGGQLTLESYAKQQIADHPEIHRSFKAIVQETVSLPYIDTHSLTQYLETTELDDTQRETVLDINAEARWQSFSTSIRVMGVITFLGLLIAFRLTGPPLSLPHNTER
- a CDS encoding LON peptidase substrate-binding domain-containing protein, whose protein sequence is MSLDIFPLNEVLLPNGRMMLSIFEPRYLQLVSRCLKENKPFVSVKLQRGDEVANRAYPFAPAVEAMGCLCYIVDWQPLEHDKLLIVIEGTGVCRVGDLSMDKTFALSAEVKEYPRMSDIDGEVEIAESFMPLRETLSRHKSHQLLNYPAPQSDAQLYLQLAQMLPIEPMQRYQYLHMTTPTEAASLLEQHLYELSH